From a single Glycine soja cultivar W05 chromosome 19, ASM419377v2, whole genome shotgun sequence genomic region:
- the LOC114398592 gene encoding protein MAIN-LIKE 2-like, giving the protein MIQMMLPSGKGLLHRHAGNRDDGADAGVDIHPPSADTGVDVGVDEPEGFPGGPRDPLVLTEYAVHVAISVWNREERPELKLFSYGRKVQKLGRPAPQIEGLFAATGLSPLIACSVDTGDRGLISSFVERWHKQTSSFHLPVGEVSITLDDVASLLHLPIVGLTFQPLHVEEAVLMLVGLLEVSEEATRAETTHCHGPYCWIYEHFPSVAECIVDPNYDELSPRACRWIATKATVKFISTATYRQRLDRLKILVGCLLGSIESFGSLI; this is encoded by the exons ATGATTCAGATGATGCTCCCCAGCGGTAAAGGCCTACTGCATCGGCACGCAGGCAACAGGGATGATGGTGCGGACGCTGGTGTGGACATACACCCACCTAGTGCAGATACTGGTGTAGACGTTGGTGTAGATGAGCCTGAGGGATTTCCAGGTGGGCCGCGTGACCCATTAGTGCTTACGGAGTATGCTGTCCATGTTGCAATCAGCGTATGGAATAGAGAG gaacGTCCAGAATTGAAGTTATTCTCCTATGGGAGGAAGGTGCAGAAATTAGGTAGGCCTGCTCCTCAAATTGAGGGGCTATTTGCTGCCACAGGACTAAGTCCTTTGATCGCGTGTTCGGTAGACACTGGTGATCGGGGACTTATATCCTcgtttgtggagaggtggcataaGCAGACTAGTAGTTTCCATCTTCCCGTGGGGGAGGTTAGCATCACCCTGGATGATGTGGCGTCTCTACTTCATCTTCCCATAGTTGGCCTTACCTTCCAGCCTCTGCACGTCGAGGAGGCGGTGTTGATGTTGGTTGGGTTATTAGAGGTCTCTGAAGAGGCAACCAGGGCCGAGACAACACATTGTCATGGACCATAC TGTTGGATATATGAGCACTTTCCGTCAGTTGCGGAGTGCATCGTTGATCCGAACTACGATGAGTTGTCACCACGTGCATGTCGATGGATTGCTACGAAGGCAACTGTGAAGTTCATATCTACAGCGACGTACAGGCAGCGTCTGGATCGACTCAAGATTCTTGTTGGATGCCTTTTAGGGAGCATCGAGTCATTCGGGAGTTTGATATGA